Proteins from one Penicillium digitatum chromosome 2, complete sequence genomic window:
- a CDS encoding NADH dehydrogenase, subunit C, whose amino-acid sequence MASARSLMRLGSGRSVASATRSMAARTFSSSSLQCAPKASTAPGPEPENMRQAQRPPQGTLRAPVVNPADKYQPMADSLHAYGQYVMSCLPKYIQQFTVWKDELTVYTAPAGVVPVMSFLKNHTAAEFTLVSDITGVDFPTRDQRFEVVYNLLSVRHNSRIRVKTYADEATPVPSVTGLFESALWYEREVYDMFGVFFSGHPDLRRIMTDYGFDGHPLRKDFPLTGYTELRYDEEKKRIVIEPLELTQAFRNFEGGSTAWEPVGAGQNRTPESFKLPTPKPEEKDEEKK is encoded by the exons ATGGCCTCCGCACGCTCTTTGATGCGCCTGGGCTCCGGCCGCTCTGTGGCATCTGCCACAAGGTCCATGGCCGCCCGCAccttttcctcctcctccctTCAGTGTGCCCCCAAGGCCTCGACAGCACCGGGCCCGGAACCTGAGAACATGCGCCAGGCGCAGCGCCCGC CCCAGGGAACCCTACGCGCTCCTGTGGTCAACCCTGCCGACAAGTACCAGCCCATGGCTGACAGCCTTCACGCCTATGGGCAGTATGTCATGTCTTGTCTGCCCAAATATATTCAGCAGTTCACTGTGTGGAAGGATGAGCTCACCGTCTACACTGCTCCCGCCGGTGTTGTTCCCGTGATGAGCTTCCTCAAGAACCACACTGCCGCCGAGTTCACCCTGGTCTCTGATATCACGGGTGTCGACTTCCCCACCCGCGACCAGCGCTTCGAGGTCGTCTACAACCTGCTCAGTGTTCGTCACAACTCCCGTATCCGTGTCAAGACCTACGCGGACGAGGCCACTCCCGTGCCCAGTGTGACCGGTCTTTTCGAGAGTGCTCTGTGGTACGAGCGTGAGGTGTACGACATGTTCGGTGTGTTCTTCTCCGGTCACCCTGATCTTCGCCGCATCATGACCGATTACGGTTTCGACGGCCACCCACTGCGCAAGGACTTCCCCTTGACCGGTTACACTGAGTTGCGCTACgacgaggagaagaagcgtATCGTTATTGAGCCCCTTGAGCTCACCCAGGCCTTCCGTAACTTTGAGGGCGGTTCTACTGCCTGGGAGCCCGTGGGTGCGGGTCAGAACCGCACTCCCGAGTCC TTCAAGCTTCCAACCCCCAAGCCGGAGGAGAAGgatgaagaaaagaaatag
- a CDS encoding Putative CCR4-NOT core complex subunit Not4: MSSISLIDSVIDDDDEFCPLCIEEFDLSDKNFKPCPCGYQICQFCYNNIKTQNEEGRCPNCRRGYDESTIQYKIPDVEEFKADLALKHRKAAAAKKKEAEKREIEASSRKNLAGVRVVQKNLVYVIGLNPTIRDENQLLQTLRGREYFGQYGEIEKIVVSKAKPGGNPNQGIGVYVTFSRKVDAAMCINAVDGSGNGDRVLRAQYGTTKYCSSFLRNEQCNNRNCTFLHETGEDSDSYSRQDLSSMNTISTQRPNLPPTPSHVRSAQPITHPMRRQPSKDGSISSRTGIPDGPALPSTASWANKDVAIHRARRTSLTGSQASINSPRPASVNVATPAEEPKRAEKPSPISQEAQPSTSQVDPQSPAPQPRPRRVTQPPKLPSPFDGLIKDINSPDFKFSFSTAELTAEEVKLIKDYPSFIDPYGGVKRRAMREKVEQERLSREHELLQSVAAEEDSREAGSLQLGGEPEEVNPPRSRQTRESHGAIRPPSQQDTADNSTVGSPVSATSHQFQGLNLAGRSLTPLQQQQLMLLKSAGNQHAGLSDPLSSAALGQAAQVRQGLVQNQMAQFNALQAAQSRQSSRFSFTNEAGSKNMPNARMLGQMQSSSPNPLSAPSPQHGLAASGFYASGVQGPPPGLKTAGTPPISGGDPTPELMRELLRGRTGTNVGGLQGQEAAKLDLADPSILQARMHQVGANATAGQALYGSQGQVNEDFPPLGDQSKDRRPIDSFGFLKSQLPGESAARSGTPTLPPGLPLPHAHPSSSVFQEHTSSKPSSPAPILPPGLTPSISRLNSPSQSLIGSPSHLLSPELTVGGPLTSSRVKDASQISFGSPVQKSASKARTQRKSEFNIGADFKNSPAKAENQSQSGSATTKGSALDFGSPLVSSTKTEQGPPPGSVSAIGSRPDTPQTFASRLSDSPAPRQPRILRVVETPKPETPPIVTAPSVPASVVGGTKSRSRRQSMSSTSIPDTPADVGWEADYYPSTSASRANSPPASSRIGSAPVRSMTKSQVKKERKQKAKEAEAKKVEIAAVNEEPVQAPIMGRKRKTKKAPTTTVSTANAPAPSRPEKASPVKPASALPVKAELKVDTTTKKVKAKETKPVREPTPPPVEEPPVHKETPVEPWRTNNTVGQLVKDSEALGRAIKDLFVERTKPLHELLAEMHKSGELDLNKSSLFNPSNLSQRTDMKCTAEDYDYLQCPNELTEEDRKTLLRGEPVRIGDDFLKTRCLITPRGCVLRHLEPEEEERYLELEKNMTGTSDPFVIGDDASNPSGGLEALFANPEKFNLCWVDDMPTRLGATSPSSSLEASESVIPPNVLSAMEADSNRNHDWAVANSAEFLNTTPAAVRSFAAVTAQHMLGNPGMVGTNPSLDDVAGLTNEELKDLSGRSQKDLELTRKEMDSLDKKFAALLRRNKKLQQQALNFAAGSEV; the protein is encoded by the exons ATGTCCAGCATCTCATTGATTGATTCCGTCAtcgacgatgacgacgagTTCTG CCCCCTGTGCATTGAAGAGTTCGATCTCTCTGATAAGAATTTCAAACCGTGTCCTTGTGGATATCAG ATTTGCCAATTCTGCTACAACAATATTAAAACGCAGAATGAAGAAGGCCGATGTCCTAACTGTCGGCGCGGATACGATGAAAGTACCATTCAGTACAAGATTCCCGACGTTGAGGA GTTCAAGGCAGATCTGGCACTCAAACACCGCAAGGCGGCCGCTGCGAAAAAGAAGGAGGCCGAAAAGCGTGAAATCGAGGCCTCCAGTCGGAAGAACTTGGCCGGTGTTCGTGTTGTCCAAAAGAACTTGGTCTACGTTATTGGCCTCAACCCTACGATTCGAGACGAAAACCAACTCCTTCAAACGCTCCGAGGACGGGAATATTTCGGTCAATATGGCGAAATCGAGAAGATCGTGGTCAGCAAGGCTAAGCCCGGCGGCAACCCCAATCAAGGAATTGGTGTTTATGTGACTTTCTCGCGCAAAGTTGATGCTGCGATGTGCATCAACGCCGTAGACGGTTCCGGAAATGGTGATCGAGTGCTCAGGGCGCAGTACGGAACAACCAAATATTGCTCGTCCTTCCTTCGCAATGAGCAATGCAATAATCGGAACTGCACTTTCTTGCACGAGACTGGGGAGGACAGCGACAGCTACAGCCGCCAGGACCTCTCATCTATGAACACGATTTCCACCCAACGCCCAAATCTCCCACCTACTCCCTCTCACGTGAGGTCCGCTCAGCCCATAACCCATCCTATGCGCCGGCAACCAAGCAAGGATGGCTCGATCAGCAGCCGCACCGGCATACCAGATGGCCCGGCTCTCCCGTCAACTGCCAGCTGGGCCAACAAAGATGTTGCCATTCACCGAGCCAGAAGGACTAGTCTCACTGGTAGCCAAGCGTCTATTAACAGTCCACGGCCTGCAAGCGTCAATGTTGCAACCCCAGCGGAAGAACCGAAGCGCGCAGAGAAGCCATCTCCGATTTCCCAAGAAGCCCAACCTTCAACATCCCAAGTCGATCCTCAATCTCCCGCCCCGCAACCACGTCCTCGCCGTGTGACACAACCTCCGAAGCTGCCATCACCATTTGACGGTCTGATCAAGGATATAAACTCTCCAGATTTCAAGTTTTCCTTCAGCACAGCAGAATTGACTGCGGAAGAGGTTAAGTTAATCAAAGATTACCCATCTTTCATTGACCCATATGGTGGGGTTAAGCGCAGAGCAATGCGCGAGAAAGTCGAACAAGAGCGTCTGAGCCGAGAGCATGAGCTTCTCCAATCTGTTGCAGCTGAGGAGGATAGCCGTGAAGCGGGGAGCCTTCAGCTAGGTGGTGAGCCAGAGGAAGTAAATCCCCCGCGCAGTCGCCAGACGCGGGAGTCTCACGGCGCTATTCGGCCTCCTTCGCAGCAGGATACTGCGGATAACTCAACTGTTGGATCTCCTGTCTCTGCGACTAGCCATCAATTCCAAGGCTTGAACCTCGCTGGACGAAGCTTAACTCCCTTGCAGCAACAGCAGTTGATGCTACTTAAGTCCGCTGGTAATCAGCATGCTGGTCTGTCTGACCCTCTCAGCTCTGCCGCTCTGGGCCAAGCCGCCCAAGTCCGCCAAGGCCTTGTGCAAAATCAGATGGCACAGTTCAATGCGCTGCAGGCAGCACAGAGCCGACAGTCTTCCAGATTCTCCTTCACCAATGAGGCCGGTTCTAAGAATATGCCTAACGCACGCATGTTGGGTCAAATGCAGTCTTCATCTCCCAACCCTCTTTCTGCTCCAAGCCCTCAACACGGTCTTGCAGCAAGCGGTTTCTACGCCAGTGGTGTGCAGGGTCCCCCCCCGGGACTAAAGACGGCCGGTACACCCCCGATTAGCGGTGGTG ATCCAACACCGGAGCTAATGCGCGAACTACTGCGTGGACGGACTGGTACGAACGTTGGTGGTTTACAGGGCCAAGAGGCAGCTAAGC TAGATCTTGCGGACCCGAGCATTTTGCAGGCGAGAATGCATCAAGTCGGTGCGAATGCTACTGCTGGGCAAGCGTTGTACGGGAGTCAGGGTCAAG TAAATGAGGACTTTCCACCTCTTGGAGATCAATCCAAAGATCGGCGACCCATTGACAGCTTTGGGTTTTTAAAGTCTCAGTTACCCGGTGAATCAGCCGCTCGTTCTGGGACTCCAACTCTGCCACCTGGTCTGCCTTTACCCCACGCTCATCCCTCATCTTCCGTCTTCCAGGAGCACACCTCCTCTAAACCTTCGTCTCCCGCTCCAATTCTTCCACCGGGCTTGACGCCCAGTATTTCGCGACTGAACAGCCCATCGCAGAGCCTCATTGGCAGCCCCTCTCATCTTTTGAGCCCTGAGCTCACAGTGGGCGGACCACTGACATCAAGCCGCGTGAAGGACGCCTCTCAAATCTCCTTTGGATCACCCGTGCAAAAATCCGCGAGCAAGGCCCGTACCCAGCGCAAGAGCGAGTTCAACATTGGAGCTGATTTCAAAAATTCCCCTGCAAAGGCTGAAAACCAGTCACAGTCAGGTTCTGCCACTACGAAAGGCAGCGCACTTGATTTTGGTTCCCCACTAGTTTCATCAACCAAGACTGAGCAGGGACCACCTCCTGGCTCTGTTTCCGCAATCGGGTCGCGACCTGACACACCCCAAACCTTCGCATCCCGCCTCTCTGACTCCCCTGCCCCTCGTCAGCCTCGAATTCTGCGTGTGGTAGAGACCCCAAAGCCAGAAACTCCTCCGATTGTCACGGCACCCTCTGTGCCCGCTTCTGTTGTTGGAGGTACCAAGTCCCGCTCTAGGAGACAGAGTATGTCCTCAACCAGCATCCCCGACACTCCTGCTGATGTGGGATGGGAAGCTGATTACTATCCTTCcacttctgcttctcgtGCAAATTCCCCTCCTGCTTCTTCTCGTATCGGCTCCGCCCCCGTTCGCTCCATGACCAAGAGCCAGGTCAAGAAGGAACGGAAGCAGAAGGCGAAGGAGGCCGAGGCCAAGAAAGTTGAAATTGCTGCTGTGAATGAGGAGCCTGTTCAAGCACCCATCATGGGGCGAAAGCGCAAGACCAAGAAGGCCCCCACAACCACTGTGAGCACAGCCAATGCACCCGCTCCCAGTCGCCCCGAAAAAGCGAGCCCTGTGAAACCAGCGAGCGCTCTTCCAGTCAAGGCCGAACTCAAGGTGGATACTACCACAAAGAAAGTGAAAGCCAAGGAGACCAAGCCAGTCAGAGAGCCTACTCCTCCCCCTGTCGAAGAGCCACCTGTTCATAAGGAAACCCCCGTAGAGCCATGGCGTACAAACAATACAGTTGGACAGTTGGTCAAGGATTCCGAGGCGCTTGGACGGGCAATCAAGGATCTTTTCGTGGAAAGAACTAAGCCTCTACATGAGTTACTCGCTGAGATGCACAAATCCGGCGAACTTGACCTTAACAAAAGTTCCCTCTTCAACCCTAGCAACCTCAGCCAACGCACAGACATGAAGTGCACTGCTGAGGACTACGATTATCTCCAGTGTCCTAACGAGTTGACCGAGGAGGACCGGAAAACTCTGCTTCGTGGCGAGCCCGTTCGAATTGGCGATGATTTCCTGAAAACTCGATGCCTCATCACGCCCCGGGGCTGTGTCCTACGCCACCTCGAGccagaggaggaggagcggTACCTCGAGCTGGAGAAGAACATGACCGGTACCTCCGATCCTTTCGTGATTGGAGACGACGCGAGCAATCCCAGTGGCGGTCTGGAAGCACTTTTCGCGAACCCGGAAAAGTTCAACCTCTGCTGGGTTGACGATATGCCCACTCGCCTGGGTGCCACCTCCCCTTCTTCGTCTCTTGAGGCGTCGGAATCAGTGATCCCGCCTAATGTCCTCTCGGCCATGGAAGCAGATAGCAACCGCAACCATGACTGGGCCGTCGCCAACTCGGCTGAATTTCTCAACACCACCCCTGCTGCCGTGCGCTCTTTCGCCGCAGTTACCGCACAGCACATGCTGGGTAATCCGGGCATGGTTGGTACCAACCCATCCCTCGACGACGTTGCTGGTTTGACCAATGAGGAACTGAAGGATCTCTCTGGTCGTTCTCAAAAGGATCTCGAGCTCACCCGGAAAGAAATGGATTCGCTGGACAAGAAGTTCGCTGCTCTGCTTCGACGCAACAAGAAGCTACAGCAGCAGGCATTGAACTTTGCTGCTGGGTCGGAGGTTTGA
- a CDS encoding Cell surface spherulin 4-like protein, putative, protein MSRFLSIIATVLALASIVASTGLLVPLYAWPGTDAWSAIYESIQAHPTTPFYLIINPSTGPGDTEYPDEAFITAIAKLNSYSNAKVLGYTHTDQGTRASIEVEQDIATYAKWATYSEKNISLSGIFFDQAPDGEDRSKLAYFQNLSRNSKSSSLNTVVFNPGVKLVADADEWFAAADFIVEYENTYANWVALAPGEHFWTPGHHQQSAVLLNETPEDASIDGVVRSAKGMGLGATYLASDSDYMSLSTVPKVAVAVARDRIARCKRHRGH, encoded by the coding sequence ATGTCTCGATTCCTTTCCATCATAGCCACCGTGCTGGCCCTAGCCTCAATCGTCGCATCAACCGGCCTGCTAGTACCACTATACGCCTGGCCCGGCACAGACGCATGGAGTGCAATCTACGAATCGATCCAAGCCCACCCTACCACACCATTCTACCTCATCATCAACCCATCTACGGGTCCCGGTGATACAGAATATCCAGACGAAGCGTTCATAACGGCTATCGCGAAGCTGAACAGCTATTCCAACGCCAAAGTTCTGGGCTATACCCATACAGATCAAGGCACACGAGCCAGTATCGAGGTCGAGCAGGACATCGCTACCTACGCTAAATGGGCCACCTACTCAGAGAAGAACATCAGTCTCTCCGGCATCTTCTTCGACCAGGCGCCGGACGGTGAAGATCGGAGCAAGCTCGCCTATTTCCAAAACCTGTCGAGGAACTCCAAGAGCAGTAGCTTGAACACTGTCGTCTTCAACCCTGGGGTTAAGCTCGTGGCTGATGCCGATGAGTGGTTCGCAGCAGCGGACTTCATTGTCGAGTATGAGAACACCTATGCCAATTGGGTGGCTCTGGCTCCTGGTGAGCATTTCTGGACGCCCGGACACCATCAACAGAGTGCTGTTCTTTTGAATGAGACGCCTGAGGATGCTAGCATTGATGGCGTTGTTCGGTCAGCGAAGGGCATGGGGCTTGGTGCTACCTACCTGGCCTCGGATAGTGACTACATGAGTCTCAGCACTGTGCCCAAggttgctgttgctgttgcgcGAGACCGCATTGCGAGGTGCAAAAGGCACCGTGGACATTAA
- a CDS encoding 2-oxoisovalerate dehydrogenase complex alpha subunit, putative produces MAFKLLTRSVLCSQPVTTARIIPTRRWSSSISQPPGSDSIRFPGAVNSTFTSEMAFLKASDLPAIPTYRVMDADGHQVNKTRLAPDVTNEEVLAWYKNMLSISVMDVVMFEAQRQGRLSFYMVSAGEEGITVGSAAALTPDDVVFAQYREAGVFQQRGFTLKSFMSQLFANCNDTGRGRNMPVHYGQNYPRIHTISSTLATQIPQAAGAAYALKLQDLQTPNRDPRIVACYFGEGAASEGDFHAALNIAATRSCPVVFICRNNGYAISTPTIEQYRGDGIASRGVGYGIDTIRVDGNDVFAVNEAMKEARRLALSEGGRPVLIEAMSYRVSHHSTSDDSFAYRARVEVEDWKRRDNPIIRLRKWLENQGIWSEEQETQTRDEIRKAVLKEFGEAEQEKKPSLREAFADIYEEITEEQREQMAELKRILETYPDEYDLRPYKDGINGLD; encoded by the exons ATGGCTTTCAAGCTTTTGACTCGAAGCGTCCTTTGCAGCCAGCCTGTAACCACAGCGCGAATCATTCCCACACGGAGGTGGAGTAGTTCCATCTCGCAGCCGCCGGGATCAGACAG CATTCGATTCCCCGGGGCCGTGAACAGCACGTTTACCTCGGAGATGGCCTTCCTCAAAGCCTCAGATCTACCTGCCATCCCTACCTACCGTGTGATGGACGCCGACGGTCATCAGGTTAATAAGACGAGACTAGCACCCGATGTTACAAATGAGGAGGTGTTGGCATGGTATAAAAACATGCTGTCTA TAAGCGTTATGGACGTGGTGATGTTTGAGGCACAACGACAGGGTCGTCTGAGTTTCTACATG GTATCCGCCGGCGAGGAAGGCATCACAGTTGGATCCGCCGCAGCATTGACACCAGATGATGTAGTCTTTGCGCAGTACCGCGAAGCCGGCGTATTCCAACAACGGGGATTTACACTGAAAAGCTTCATGAGTCAACTCTTCGCCAATTGCAACGATACAGGCCGTGGTCGAAACATGCCAGTCCACTACGGACAGAACTATCCTCGCATT CACACAATCTCATCCACCTTAGCCACACAAATCCCCCAAGCCGCTGGCGCAGCCTACGCGCTGAAACTCCAAGACCTCCAAACCCCAAACCGAGACCCACGCATTGTAGCCTGCTACTTCGGCGAAGGAGCCGCCAGCGAAGGCGACTTCCATGCTGCGCTAAACATCGCCGCAACAAGGTCCTGCCCGGTCGTCTTTATATGCCGAAATAACGGCTACGCAATCTCCACTCCAACCATAGAGCAGTACCGGGGCGATGGAATCGCCAGTCGCGGCGTAGGGTACGGTATCGACACGATCCGCGTAGACGGCAACGATGTCTTCGCCGTAAACGAAGCCATGAAAGAAGCGCGTCGACTGGCCTTAAGTGAGGGCGGACGACCCGTGCTAATCGAAGCCATGAGCTACCGTGTCTCACATCACAGTACCAGCGATGATAGCTTTGCGTACCGTGCTCGCGTCGAGGTTGAGGATTGGAAACGTCGTGATAACCCCATTATTCGGCTGCGGAAGTGGCTAGAGAATCAGGGAATTTGGAGTGAGGAGCAGGAGACGCAAACACGGGATGAGATTCGCAAGGCCGTACTGAAGGAGTTTGGCGAGGCGGAGCAGGAGAAGAAGCCGTCGCTTAGGGAGGCCTTTGCGGATATTTATGAGGAGATTACGGAGGAGCAGAGGGAGCAGATGGCGGAGCTTAAGCGCATTTTAGAAACCTATCCGGATGAGTATGATCTGCGGCCGTATAAGGATGGAATCAATGGCTTGGATTGA